One Aliiroseovarius sediminilitoris DNA window includes the following coding sequences:
- the gyrB gene encoding DNA topoisomerase (ATP-hydrolyzing) subunit B, translating to MADDAQTGAEYGAESIKVLKGLEAVRKRPGMYIGDTDDGSGLHHMVYEVVDNGIDEALAGHADAVNVTIHADNSVSVSDNGRGIPTDIHQEEGVSAAEVIMTQLHAGGKFDSNSYKVSGGLHGVGVSVVNALSDWLELRIWRGGKEHVARFERGETVEHLKVVGNCGDRTGTEVRFLASTTTFSNLDYQFKTLENRLRELSFLNSGVRIIIEDERPAEKLRTELHYEGGVKEFVKYLDRSKTPLMEEPIFVTGEKDGIGVEVGMWWNDGYHENVLPFTNNIPQRDGGAHLAGFRGALTRTLNLYANSTGLAKKEKVNFTGDDAREGLTCVLSVKVPDPKFSSQTKDKLVSSEVRPAVEGLMNEKLQEWFDENPNIAKMIVGKIIEAALAREAARKAREMTRKKSSLDVASLPGKLADCQERDPAKRELFMVEGDSAGGSAKQGRSRHNQAVLPLRGKILNVERARFDKMLSSQEIGTIITALGTGIGRDEFDISKLRYHKIIIMTDADVDGAHIRTLLLTFFFRQMPELIEGGYLYIAQPPLYKVSRGKSEVYVKDQVELEDYLIAQGIDGTVLRLANGEEIAGADLARVVEAARSFRRILEAFPTHYPRNILEQAALAGAFDPGRADADLQAVAESVAKRLDKVAVEYERGWQGRITQDHGIRLARILRGVEEIRTLDGAVLRSGEARRLSEVSKDTRDIYSDSSHLVRKDREVLVQGPIDLLQGILTEGEKGLTLQRYKGLGEMNPDQLWETTLDPEARTLLQVKVDDLADADDLFTKLMGDVVEPRREFIQQNALSVENLDF from the coding sequence CTCAAAGGTTTAGAGGCCGTTCGCAAGCGTCCTGGCATGTATATCGGCGACACCGATGATGGGTCTGGTCTGCACCATATGGTATATGAAGTCGTGGACAACGGCATTGACGAGGCCCTGGCCGGTCATGCCGATGCCGTGAATGTCACAATCCACGCCGATAACTCGGTTTCTGTGTCGGACAACGGGCGCGGAATTCCCACCGATATCCACCAGGAAGAAGGCGTTTCGGCGGCCGAGGTCATCATGACCCAGCTTCACGCAGGCGGTAAGTTTGACTCGAACTCCTATAAGGTGTCGGGCGGGTTGCACGGCGTCGGTGTGTCGGTGGTGAACGCGCTGTCCGACTGGCTGGAACTGCGCATCTGGCGCGGCGGCAAAGAACACGTTGCGCGCTTTGAGCGTGGCGAGACCGTCGAACACCTGAAGGTCGTCGGTAATTGCGGCGACCGTACCGGCACCGAAGTGCGGTTTCTTGCGTCTACGACAACATTCTCGAACCTCGATTACCAGTTCAAGACGCTGGAAAACCGTCTGCGCGAGTTGAGCTTCCTGAACTCGGGCGTGCGGATCATCATCGAAGACGAACGCCCCGCCGAGAAACTGCGGACAGAACTGCATTACGAAGGCGGCGTGAAAGAGTTCGTGAAATACCTCGATCGCTCCAAGACCCCCCTGATGGAAGAACCCATCTTCGTCACGGGCGAAAAAGACGGGATCGGGGTCGAGGTCGGGATGTGGTGGAATGACGGCTATCACGAGAACGTGCTGCCCTTCACCAACAACATTCCGCAACGCGATGGCGGTGCGCATTTGGCGGGTTTCCGTGGGGCGCTGACCAGGACGCTGAACCTCTATGCCAACTCGACCGGGTTGGCCAAGAAGGAAAAGGTGAACTTCACCGGCGACGATGCGCGCGAGGGTCTGACCTGCGTACTTTCGGTCAAGGTGCCGGACCCCAAATTCTCGTCCCAGACCAAGGACAAGCTGGTCAGCTCGGAAGTGCGGCCCGCGGTCGAAGGGCTGATGAACGAGAAGTTGCAGGAGTGGTTTGACGAAAACCCGAACATTGCCAAGATGATTGTCGGCAAGATCATCGAAGCCGCTCTGGCGCGCGAAGCGGCCCGCAAGGCGCGCGAAATGACGCGTAAGAAATCATCGCTGGATGTGGCGTCCCTGCCCGGCAAGCTGGCCGATTGTCAGGAACGCGACCCCGCCAAGCGCGAGCTGTTCATGGTCGAGGGCGACTCGGCCGGTGGGTCGGCAAAACAGGGTCGATCCCGCCACAATCAGGCCGTTTTGCCCCTGCGCGGCAAGATTCTGAACGTCGAACGCGCGCGGTTTGACAAGATGCTGTCCAGCCAGGAAATCGGCACCATCATCACCGCCTTGGGTACGGGTATCGGGCGGGACGAATTCGACATCTCGAAGCTGCGCTATCACAAGATCATCATCATGACCGATGCGGACGTCGATGGCGCCCATATCCGCACGCTGCTTCTGACCTTCTTCTTCCGTCAGATGCCGGAACTGATTGAAGGCGGATACCTTTATATCGCGCAGCCGCCGCTTTACAAAGTCAGCCGCGGCAAGTCCGAGGTTTACGTGAAAGATCAGGTAGAATTGGAAGATTACCTGATTGCGCAGGGCATCGACGGCACCGTTCTGCGGCTTGCAAATGGTGAAGAGATCGCAGGGGCCGATCTGGCTCGCGTGGTCGAAGCCGCGCGCAGTTTCCGCCGCATCCTGGAAGCCTTTCCCACCCATTATCCGCGCAACATTCTGGAACAGGCTGCCCTTGCCGGTGCGTTTGATCCGGGTCGTGCCGATGCCGATCTGCAAGCCGTTGCTGAAAGCGTGGCGAAGCGATTGGACAAGGTCGCCGTGGAATACGAACGCGGTTGGCAAGGTCGGATCACCCAAGATCACGGTATTCGACTGGCTCGTATCCTGCGCGGAGTAGAAGAAATCCGCACCCTGGATGGCGCGGTGCTGCGCTCGGGAGAGGCACGCCGCCTGTCCGAGGTCTCGAAAGACACGCGCGACATCTACAGTGACAGCTCTCACCTCGTGCGCAAAGATCGTGAGGTTCTTGTGCAGGGACCAATTGACCTTCTGCAGGGTATTCTGACCGAAGGCGAAAAAGGTTTGACCTTGCAACGCTACAAGGGGTTGGGTGAGATGAACCCTGATCAGCTTTGGGAAACCACGCTGGACCCGGAAGCCCGCACGTTGCTTCAGGTGAAAGTGGACGATCTGGCAGATGCAGACGATCTGTTCACCAAGCTGATGGGCGATGTTGTCGAGCCGCGCCGCGAATTTATTCAGCAAAACGCGCTGTCCGTCGAGAATCTGGATTTCTAG